The Streptomyces sp. NBC_00335 DNA window TCGACCATCACGCCGGCCAGATCGGTCTTGAGCGCGCCGTAGCCCTTGCCCTCGTACGCGGCCTCCAGCGCGGGGATCGACTCGCCCGTGAGAGTGGAGTAGATCGTGAGCAGATTGCTGACGCCGGGCTTCTCCACCGGGTCGAAGCGGACCACGGCCTCGGTGTCGGTGACCGCGCTCTTGATCTTCTTCTCGGTGGCCTTGGGCTCGTCGAGGAGGTTGATCAGGCCCTTGGGCGAAGAAGCCGACTTCGACATCTTGATCGCCGGGTCCTGGAGGTCGTAGATCTTCGCGACCTCCTTGACGATGTGCGCGGCGGGGAGGGTGAAGGTCTGCCCGAAGCGCTGGTTGAAGCGCTCGGCCAGGTCCCGGGTCAGCTCGATGTGCTGACGCTGGTCCTCGCCGACGGGGACCGAGTTCGCCTGGTAGAGCAGGATGTCGGCGACCTGGAGGATCGGGTACGTGAACAGGCCGACGGTGGCGTTGTTGGCGCCGTTCTTGGCGGACTTGTCCTTGAACTGGGTCATCCGGCTGGCCTCGCCGAAACCGGTGATGCAGTTCATGACCCAGCCGAGCTGCGCGTGCTCGGGCACGTGGCTCTGGATGAAGAGCGTGCAGCGCTCGGGGTCGAGACCGGCGGCGAGGAGCTGCGCGGCGGACAGTCGGGTATTGGCGCGCAGGTCCTTCGGATCCTGCGGCATGGTGATCGCGTGCAGGTCGACGACCATGTAGAAGGCGTCGTGCGTCTCCTGCAGGGCGACGTACTGCCGGATGGCTCCGAGGTAGTTCCCGAGGTGGAACGAACCGGAGGTGGGCTGGATGCCGGAGAGCGCGCGAGGACGATCAGAAGCCATGGCCCCATTCTCTCAGGTGCGATGGCGGGCTCGGGCCCGCCACTGGCCGGAACCGGGCGGGTCGCCGGGCCCCCGCCCCTCCCCCGTACGA harbors:
- the trpS gene encoding tryptophan--tRNA ligase, producing MASDRPRALSGIQPTSGSFHLGNYLGAIRQYVALQETHDAFYMVVDLHAITMPQDPKDLRANTRLSAAQLLAAGLDPERCTLFIQSHVPEHAQLGWVMNCITGFGEASRMTQFKDKSAKNGANNATVGLFTYPILQVADILLYQANSVPVGEDQRQHIELTRDLAERFNQRFGQTFTLPAAHIVKEVAKIYDLQDPAIKMSKSASSPKGLINLLDEPKATEKKIKSAVTDTEAVVRFDPVEKPGVSNLLTIYSTLTGESIPALEAAYEGKGYGALKTDLAGVMVDFVTPFKQRTQEYLDDPETLDSLLAKGAEKARAVAAETLAQAYDHLGFLPAKH